Proteins co-encoded in one Actinomadura luteofluorescens genomic window:
- a CDS encoding response regulator transcription factor, whose protein sequence is MSVDLDRNVVLRGEEELVERAGRLFFACEEFACAATDQNTWAMPGLRERIVAERRRIRPVPAVRKLYNPAALADEESERRLLAIAAAGARVRICPAPLPHETIIVDRKVAILAGPVEGGVREYTVVRSPGVVKGVVSLFQATWETAAELADHRRGRPPALSEESLRILRLLGGGLKDEAAARRLGMSLRTYRRRVAEILALLDADSRFQAGLRAHEFGLVG, encoded by the coding sequence GTGAGCGTCGATCTGGACCGCAACGTCGTGCTGCGCGGCGAGGAGGAGCTGGTCGAGCGCGCCGGACGGCTGTTCTTCGCGTGCGAGGAGTTCGCGTGCGCCGCGACGGACCAGAACACGTGGGCGATGCCCGGGCTCCGGGAGCGGATCGTCGCCGAGCGGCGCCGGATCCGGCCCGTCCCGGCCGTCCGCAAGCTGTACAACCCGGCGGCCCTCGCCGACGAGGAGTCCGAGCGGCGGCTCCTCGCGATCGCCGCCGCGGGCGCGCGGGTGCGGATCTGCCCGGCGCCGCTGCCGCACGAGACGATCATCGTGGACCGGAAGGTCGCCATCCTCGCGGGCCCGGTGGAGGGCGGCGTCCGCGAGTACACCGTCGTCCGGTCGCCGGGCGTCGTGAAGGGCGTGGTCTCGCTGTTCCAGGCGACGTGGGAGACGGCGGCCGAGCTGGCCGACCACCGGCGCGGCCGGCCGCCCGCGCTGAGCGAGGAGAGCCTGCGCATCCTGCGGCTGCTCGGCGGCGGGCTGAAGGACGAGGCGGCCGCGCGGCGGCTCGGCATGTCGCTGCGCACCTACCGGCGCCGCGTCGCGGAGATCCTGGCCCTGCTGGACGCCGACTCCCGCTTCCAGGCGGGCCTGCGCGCCCACGAGTTCGGCCTGGTCGGCTGA
- a CDS encoding aldo/keto reductase, producing the protein MTRHFDLGGDLRISRMGFGAMRLPASTRGGPANDRDTGIKILQRAVELGVDHIDTAAFYYYQGGPAANEMIRAALAPYPPGLVVATKVGPYRGPGDPFPSGQVPASELRAEVERNLTELGLDRLDLVYLRPGGLEAPSDEPVGERFAVLAGLREEGLIRHLGLSHVSLAQLEEARGIAPVAAVQNRFDVTRPQDAELLAACERDHIAYAPYFPLGGFGIPDDARVNAIAARHGATVPQVLLAGLLALSPVMLAIPGTGSPAHLEENLAAADLALAPEDLAALKR; encoded by the coding sequence ATGACACGACACTTCGATCTCGGCGGCGACCTGCGCATCTCCCGGATGGGCTTCGGCGCGATGCGGCTGCCCGCGAGCACCCGCGGCGGGCCCGCGAACGACCGGGACACCGGAATCAAGATCCTCCAGCGCGCCGTCGAACTGGGCGTGGACCACATCGACACGGCCGCGTTCTACTACTACCAGGGCGGCCCCGCGGCCAACGAGATGATCCGCGCCGCGCTCGCCCCCTACCCGCCCGGCCTGGTCGTCGCCACGAAGGTGGGCCCCTACCGGGGACCGGGCGACCCCTTCCCGTCCGGGCAGGTCCCGGCGTCGGAGCTGCGCGCCGAGGTGGAGCGCAACCTCACCGAGCTCGGGCTCGACCGGCTCGACTTGGTCTACCTGCGTCCCGGCGGTCTGGAGGCCCCGTCGGACGAGCCGGTCGGGGAGCGGTTCGCCGTCCTGGCCGGGCTTCGCGAGGAGGGCCTCATCAGGCACCTCGGGCTCAGCCACGTGAGCCTCGCCCAGCTGGAGGAGGCGCGTGGGATCGCGCCGGTCGCGGCCGTACAGAACCGCTTCGACGTGACGCGGCCGCAGGACGCCGAACTCCTCGCCGCGTGTGAGCGCGACCACATCGCCTACGCCCCCTACTTCCCGCTCGGCGGGTTCGGCATCCCCGACGACGCGCGCGTCAACGCGATCGCCGCCCGCCACGGCGCCACCGTCCCGCAGGTGCTCCTGGCCGGGCTGCTGGCGCTCTCGCCGGTCATGCTCGCGATCCCCGGCACGGGCTCCCCGGCCCACCTGGAGGAGAACCTCGCCGCCGCGGATCTGGCGCTCGCCCCGGAGGATCTCGCCGCACTGAAGCGGTGA
- a CDS encoding PadR family transcriptional regulator yields MSTTRLLVLGGVRRFGRAHGYEVRRELLSWGSDEWAHVNPGSIYHALRQLAKEGLLHAHEVEESEAGPPHTDYEITDAGRAEFHRLLRSALSAVDVRHPEMLTAGLGFLTELPRAEALALLRERLDGLAAWRASVAPPLDELDPADHLRELLGWWVHSADSARTWTLGVIERLEAGAYVMADERGPGGP; encoded by the coding sequence ATGTCGACGACGCGGCTGCTGGTGCTCGGCGGGGTGCGCAGGTTCGGGCGGGCGCACGGCTACGAGGTCCGCCGCGAGCTGCTGTCCTGGGGCTCGGACGAGTGGGCCCACGTCAACCCGGGCTCGATCTACCACGCGCTCAGGCAGCTGGCCAAGGAGGGCCTGCTGCACGCCCACGAGGTGGAGGAGAGCGAGGCCGGTCCGCCGCACACCGACTACGAGATCACCGACGCCGGCCGGGCGGAGTTCCACCGGCTGCTGCGCTCCGCCCTCTCCGCGGTGGACGTCCGGCACCCGGAGATGCTGACGGCGGGCCTGGGGTTCCTCACCGAGCTGCCGCGCGCCGAGGCGCTCGCCCTGCTGCGCGAGCGCCTCGACGGCCTGGCCGCCTGGCGCGCCTCCGTGGCCCCGCCCCTGGACGAGCTGGACCCCGCCGACCACCTCCGCGAGCTGCTCGGCTGGTGGGTCCACTCCGCCGACTCCGCCCGGACCTGGACGCTCGGCGTGATCGAGCGCCTGGAGGCGGGCGCCTACGTCATGGCCGACGAGCGCGGACCGGGCGGCCCCTAG
- a CDS encoding diacylglycerol/lipid kinase family protein gives MRSKAELESAIADGGRAVLVINSRSRRGRRLYGTARRLLREAGLEFPHVFPVTDPARLRELFADVLALEPDLVVVGGGDGTVAEAVGHLAHRDIALGVLPLGTTNNFARSLELPLDLPGAVATLAVGRPDGGKVADVDVGWFESTGDPQGEGPGADREHIFANMVSLGLSVQVAEHVPHTLKRFIGRPAYALTAAGLLPRHEAFTARITIDGETHEVATHQLNVANGAHHSGQRIARDASPDDRLLAVYRLGDERRLRLASATARHVLTGPWRSLEDDAFLTTTSVEIETDPPMQVDVDGEVRGRTPVSIKLRGNALRVIVPRTFVDT, from the coding sequence ATGCGGAGCAAGGCGGAGCTGGAGTCGGCGATCGCGGACGGCGGGCGCGCGGTGCTGGTGATCAACTCCCGCTCCCGGCGGGGGCGGCGGCTCTACGGCACGGCCCGCCGCCTGCTGCGGGAGGCGGGGCTGGAGTTCCCGCACGTCTTCCCGGTGACCGACCCCGCCCGGCTGCGGGAGCTGTTCGCCGACGTCCTCGCCCTGGAGCCCGACCTCGTCGTCGTCGGCGGCGGGGACGGCACGGTCGCCGAGGCGGTCGGGCACCTGGCGCACCGCGACATCGCGCTCGGGGTGCTGCCGCTCGGCACCACCAACAACTTCGCCCGCAGCCTGGAGCTGCCGCTGGACCTGCCGGGCGCGGTCGCGACCCTCGCCGTCGGCCGGCCGGACGGCGGGAAGGTCGCCGACGTCGACGTCGGCTGGTTCGAGTCGACGGGCGACCCGCAGGGCGAGGGGCCGGGCGCCGACCGCGAGCACATCTTCGCCAACATGGTCAGCCTCGGCCTGTCGGTCCAGGTGGCCGAGCACGTCCCGCACACGCTCAAGCGGTTCATCGGGCGCCCCGCCTACGCGCTGACGGCGGCGGGCCTGCTGCCCCGCCACGAGGCGTTCACCGCCCGCATCACGATCGACGGCGAGACGCACGAGGTCGCGACGCACCAGCTGAACGTCGCCAACGGCGCGCACCACAGCGGGCAGCGCATCGCCCGCGACGCCAGCCCGGACGACCGGCTGCTGGCGGTGTACCGGCTCGGCGACGAGCGGCGGCTGCGGCTGGCGTCGGCCACGGCCCGGCACGTCCTCACCGGCCCGTGGCGGTCGCTGGAGGACGACGCCTTCCTCACCACGACCAGCGTGGAGATCGAGACCGACCCGCCGATGCAGGTGGACGTGGACGGCGAGGTCCGCGGCCGCACCCCGGTGTCGATCAAGCTGCGCGGCAACGCCCTGCGGGTGATCGTCCCGAGGACGTTCGTCGACACCTGA